In a single window of the Photobacterium profundum SS9 genome:
- the nagA gene encoding N-acetylglucosamine-6-phosphate deacetylase: MGSNHQHYRAARVLKDEQWLNDGVVSVAADGTIAAIESYCVSKHSHITNLGNVSLLPGMIDSHVHGAKGCDVMDASHDSLNHMSRFFASQGVTGFVATTVTAPVAKIRAALQQIAKSKHAGVDGASILGSYLEGPYFTEKHKGAHPTEWFRALSIEEIDNWISYSDGELITVALAPEKAGALKAIQHLKQQGIKVMLGHTDASFDQVQAAFDAGADGIVHCYNGMRGLHHRDPGVVGAGLCHPNSFVEIIADSHHVHPTAVDVAHRCCQSRLTLITDAMCATHMPDGQYRLGEFIVTVQGAIAMTDSGSLAGSTLTMPIAVQNIQRWLNLSLEQAWLLASLTPAKSLGIQDQLGTLAVGKHASMVALSSDFIILKTWVKGRLVFDAVSIPNQEALCI; this comes from the coding sequence ATGGGATCTAACCACCAACATTATCGTGCAGCGCGAGTGTTAAAAGACGAGCAGTGGCTAAACGATGGTGTCGTCTCTGTCGCAGCCGATGGCACTATCGCAGCCATTGAAAGCTATTGCGTGAGCAAGCACAGTCACATCACCAATTTAGGCAATGTGAGCTTACTACCCGGCATGATTGATAGCCATGTTCACGGTGCGAAAGGCTGCGATGTGATGGACGCAAGCCATGACAGTCTTAATCACATGTCACGCTTTTTCGCGAGCCAAGGGGTCACGGGGTTTGTCGCAACAACAGTAACCGCACCCGTAGCAAAAATTCGCGCAGCGCTTCAACAAATAGCAAAAAGTAAACACGCGGGCGTCGATGGTGCCTCCATTTTGGGATCGTACCTCGAAGGACCTTACTTTACTGAAAAGCACAAAGGAGCTCATCCAACCGAATGGTTTCGCGCTCTATCTATTGAAGAGATCGACAATTGGATCTCTTACAGTGATGGCGAACTGATTACCGTCGCGCTTGCGCCAGAAAAAGCAGGCGCACTAAAGGCGATTCAGCACCTTAAACAACAGGGTATCAAAGTGATGCTTGGCCATACTGATGCGAGTTTTGATCAAGTTCAAGCCGCATTCGATGCAGGAGCTGATGGCATTGTCCATTGTTATAACGGAATGCGCGGATTACATCATCGTGATCCTGGTGTAGTGGGCGCAGGGCTTTGTCATCCAAATAGCTTCGTCGAAATCATTGCAGACAGTCACCATGTACATCCAACCGCCGTCGATGTGGCGCATCGTTGCTGCCAATCTCGATTAACATTGATCACTGACGCCATGTGCGCAACGCACATGCCGGATGGACAATATCGACTTGGTGAGTTCATTGTCACGGTGCAAGGCGCCATTGCAATGACCGATTCAGGCAGCTTGGCAGGCAGTACGTTAACCATGCCAATAGCTGTTCAAAATATTCAACGCTGGCTCAATCTATCCCTTGAGCAAGCGTGGCTATTGGCCTCACTTACGCCAGCAAAATCTTTAGGTATTCAAGATCAACTCGGCACACTCGCAGTAGGCAAACACGCCTCTATGGTCGCGCTGAGTTCAGATTTCATCATTTTAAAAACATGGGTGAAAGGGCGTCTAGTATTTGATGCGGTTTCAATTCCCAACCAGGAGGCTTTATGTATCTAA
- a CDS encoding tagatose bisphosphate family class II aldolase: protein MYLISSREMLKRAQLGGYAVPAFNIHNLETVQVIVETASEMGSPVILAGTPGTYDYAGTDYLISICKEAAHKYSMPLVLHLDHHEDRQDIIHKVEHGIRSVMIDGSHYAFDQNIDIVRSVVEHCNRYDASVEAELGRLGGQEDDLIVDSANALMTDPASAAEFVRRTGIDALAVAIGTAHGLYKAEPKLDFARLEKIRAVVDIPLVLHGASGVPDNMVRRCIDLGVCKVNVATELKIAFSDAIKRHFAENPEANDPRKYITPGKAAMKQVVIDKIRMCGSEGKL, encoded by the coding sequence ATGTATCTAATTTCTTCACGTGAAATGTTAAAACGCGCTCAACTTGGCGGTTACGCGGTTCCTGCTTTCAACATCCATAATCTTGAAACAGTGCAAGTGATTGTTGAAACTGCTTCTGAAATGGGATCGCCTGTAATTCTTGCTGGCACTCCGGGTACATACGATTATGCAGGTACCGATTACTTGATCAGCATCTGTAAAGAAGCTGCACATAAATACTCAATGCCACTCGTGCTTCACCTAGATCACCATGAAGATCGTCAAGACATTATCCACAAAGTTGAACACGGCATCCGTTCCGTTATGATCGATGGCTCCCATTACGCGTTTGATCAAAATATCGATATCGTTCGTTCTGTGGTTGAACACTGTAATCGCTACGATGCAAGCGTTGAAGCAGAGTTAGGACGCTTAGGTGGTCAAGAAGATGACTTGATCGTTGATAGCGCCAATGCACTCATGACAGACCCAGCTTCTGCCGCTGAGTTTGTTCGCCGTACTGGCATTGATGCTCTCGCCGTTGCGATTGGTACTGCGCATGGCCTTTATAAAGCTGAACCGAAACTTGATTTTGCACGCTTAGAAAAGATTCGAGCAGTCGTTGATATTCCATTGGTATTACACGGCGCATCAGGTGTACCAGATAACATGGTAAGACGCTGTATCGACCTTGGTGTGTGTAAAGTGAATGTTGCTACTGAATTGAAAATCGCGTTCTCCGATGCCATAAAACGGCACTTTGCCGAGAATCCAGAAGCGAATGACCCTCGTAAATACATCACACCAGGTAAAGCGGCGATGAAGCAAGTCGTTATCGATAAAATTCGCATGTGCGGTAGCGAAGGCAAACTTTAA